TCCAGGGTATTTCCGGTTGCTCTGGACCAAGCTCCTCGCCTGCAGGCAGCTATATTGGGACGGACCAAATCCGGAAACCCTTTTTTCGCTGCATAGATTCCGGAGCATTTCCCATAAAGAAGCGGACCTCCCGGCGCGCTTTGCAGTCCTAGAGCATCGGTCATGATATTGAGCGGGCAATGGGTGGTGGCAGACGAAGATGAGGGTCTGCGTCTGGATCAGTGGTTGGCATCATGCCTGGGCGACCGAAGCAGTCGCAGCCAGATCCAACGCTGCATCGACCTCGGTCTGGTCAGCGGACCCGGAGAAGTCAAAGCCAGCAGGCAGGTTCGCGCCGGGGAATGCTATGAGCTTGCCAGCGCCCCGCCGGCCATCAGCGAACTGCAGGCCGTGGACCTTGGCCTGCAGTTTGTCTACGAAGACCCTTACCTGGCAGTCCTGCATAAGCCGCCGGGGATTGCTGTGCATCCAGGACCCGGCGATTCGCGCCCCAGTATCGTCCATGGCCTGCTTCACGTCTGGAAGGAACGCTGGAGCGCTGCCTTTGCCGATGCCCCGGAACTTGCGTCGCGCCCGGGCGTTGTGCATCGCCTGGATCGAGACACCGAAGGCTTGCTGGCCGTGGCCCGCGATCCGGTCACACATCGGAAAATGTCGCGCCTCTTTGCCGAGCGGCAAGTGCAGAAAATCTATTTTGCCTGGCTGCTTGCTGCGCCGCAACCCTCAGCGGGTCGCATCGAACTGGCCCTCTCTCGTCGAGCTCATGATCGCCGCGGGATGCGCGTCGATCCGGCGGGAAGGCTGGCCATAACCGAATACAGGGTCCGCGATACAATCGCTTCCCGCCACGGACGAAAGTATTCAGCAGTCGACCTTTCCATTTTGACTGGCCGGACGCATCAGATTCGAGTTCATTTAGCGCACCTGGGCGCGCCGGTGGTTGGCGACCCGATCTACTCGCGCTCGGCGGCGCAGTACGAGCGTTTTGGCATGCTGCTCTTGGCTCGCAAGCTGGCCTTTGAACATCCGCACACCGGCGAGATGCTGCAATTTGAGCTCGCTTTGCCCGAGCGTTTTCTCGAATTCAACCGTAAGGCCGAATATCTCTGAGGTTTCTGTGAAGGTTTGTAGCTACTCAGCAATGCGCGGCCGATTGCCGGCCGCTTTTTCCCGAGTATCACTGTTCCTTTGCATAACCGCCCTATTTTTTAACACATTTTGCAACAGTATCGATTCGTCCTGCAGCAACGCCGATGGCAGCTGCCAGTCTTTGCTGATGGCTTTGAGTTTGCAGCGTTGGCCGACTTGTACTCAAGAAAGCAATCTTCCCTACCCGCTGCAATTGCAGGGTGTCCTATCGGTGGCGGCAGGCGCGCAGGGCATGATTGGCAGTGTCGACGGCATTGGGGCCGCTGCTCGGTTTGGACAACCGCGCGGGCTGGTCAGCGATTGTGAATACGTATATATCTTTGATCAGGGGAACCATAACATTCGGCGCATGGACCTGCGTACTGCTGAGGTCATCACCCTGGCCGGACTGGCCGGTTCGCCAGGCTCGGCCGATGGTTCCGGATCGGTAGCCCGCTTCCAGGGGCTGCGTTCAGGCGTTCCCTTAGGGGCATTCATTTACGTGGCGGACAGCAACAACCAGCTGATTCGGCGCGTGAACAAGTATACCGGAGATACAATCACCGTAGCAGGACAGGCCGGCGTAGCGGGCTCGGCGGATGGCGTCGGCACGGCAGCGACCTTTGCGGCGCCTTCGGCCATTGCTCGCATTGGCGACTCCCTCTACGTGGGAGAGAGCACCAATGCGACGCATTCGCTTGAGCGATTACACAGTTACCACGCTGGCAGGTCAGACGGGGCTCGCTGGAACAACGGATGGAATCGGCCAGGCGGCAACGCTGCCGGCCATAATCGGAATGGGATACGACTTTCGTTACCTGTATCTGCCCGACTCTGGCTCTCAGGTGATTCGACGCGTGGATGTCGTGACGGCGCGCGTGGATACGATTGCCGGCCAGCTGGCAACGACCGGCGCCAATGATGGGCCAGCCTCATCAGCAACCTTCAACAGTCCGCGCGGTGCGGCATCGGATGGTGTGAACGTTTACATTGGCGCTTACAACAACAATCGCATCCGGGTGATCAACACACTGACCTGGCAGGTAAGTTCGCTGGCGACATTTCCCGCTGCAGCGCTGGAGGGAAATCTGGCCATCATTCAAAATGCTATTTTTGCGGCTGATTTTAGCGGGGCCACCATCAAGCGGATCGATTGAGCCATTTGTGTGGCGGCGCCCTTCGGCTGTGGCAAAAATACCACAGCCGTTGCAGGTATACCACAGGGCTTCCGGGCCTGGATCCTGGCCGGCGTCGCCGCGTCGCATTTGGCAATTGTCGTAGAATTGCCTGAATGGGGCTATCGGGGCCAGTTTCGGGGCCGCGGCGATTATTGTACGCTGGCAGCCGCCCTGGCACAACCTTTGCTCTGATAGCCTGCAAGGCACCCGGCCATGGAGACTATGAGCGACCTATCAATGCTTCTTGAGCGGCAGGCGGCAGGCCAGACGAAGGCTGTTTGCCGCCGGCGCACACTCGCGCATACTATCGATCTGAGCGGCGTTGGCTTGCACTCTGGAGAGATCGTGCATCTGCGTTGTGAACCGGCGCCTGCCGGCAGCGGTCTGGTATTCCGGCACAATAAGGCCAGCAACGGTGAAATTCCCGTATCGCCCTTCCACGTTGCAGAAACAGTCAATGCCGTCACTCTGGCCAATCGCAGCTGGCGCGTGCAGACTGTGGAGCATCTGCTGGCCGCACTGGCGGCGCTGCGCATTACGGACCTCTACCTCTTTCTTGATGCGCAGGAAATTCCAATCATGGATGGTTCGGCAGCGGAATTTTATGCCGCCTTTGCCAGCGCCGGGATCGTTGAGCTGGACGAGGAGTTGAGTCCCATCCAGTTG
The DNA window shown above is from Leptospirales bacterium and carries:
- a CDS encoding RluA family pseudouridine synthase, whose product is MILSGQWVVADEDEGLRLDQWLASCLGDRSSRSQIQRCIDLGLVSGPGEVKASRQVRAGECYELASAPPAISELQAVDLGLQFVYEDPYLAVLHKPPGIAVHPGPGDSRPSIVHGLLHVWKERWSAAFADAPELASRPGVVHRLDRDTEGLLAVARDPVTHRKMSRLFAERQVQKIYFAWLLAAPQPSAGRIELALSRRAHDRRGMRVDPAGRLAITEYRVRDTIASRHGRKYSAVDLSILTGRTHQIRVHLAHLGAPVVGDPIYSRSAAQYERFGMLLLARKLAFEHPHTGEMLQFELALPERFLEFNRKAEYL